The DNA window AAACGGCGTAATTGCATGTCGGATAGGTTGAGCATGAATAGAAAAACGTCCCAAACCGCGATTTGCGTCGCACTAGCGTTCCTGTTTTGCAGGCAGGACATGTAACACCCGTATTATCTTCTGGCATCGGTTCTGTATGTTTACAGGTGGGATAATTGCTACAGCCAATAAATTTGCTGCCATTGCGTGCTTGTTTGACATGTAACGCGGAATTGCATAAGGGGCAAGCGCGTCCTTCAACAACAACGGCTTCTACTGCGGGTGCTGGGTTGCTGTTATCGCCATCAATATTGCGGGTGTAATCACAATCAGGATAAGCAGAACAACCTATAAATGAACCGCGCTTGCCTAACCGTTTTGTGAGTGGTTTCCCACATTTTGGGCAAGCTTCATCTAATACTTCTTGTGTGACATCTTTACGTTGTACGGTTTCCGTTTTTTCGTCGACGAGTTTTTTAAACTTTTTCCAGAATTTGTCCATCACGGGTATCCATTCTTTTTCCCCGCGAGAGATTGCATCTAATTCGTCTTCTAATTGAGCAGTAAAGTTGTAATCGACATAGCGTTGAAAATGCTCGGTTAGAAATTTATTAACGATTCTACCAACATCAGTTGGATAAAAGCGTTTTTTATCTAAAATGGCATATTCACGTTGTAGTAAGGTTGAAATAATCGTTGCGTAGGTGGAAGGGCGACCAATGCCAAACTCTTCTAAGGCTTTTACTAAGCTTGCTTCTGAGTAGCGGGGTGGGGGTTCTGTAAAGTGTTGTTCTGCGCGAATATTTGCGACTTTAACTTGTTCACCAACTTCTAGGGGGGGGAGCATTTTTTCATCTTCATCCCCTTGTTTGCTATCATCAACGCCCTCTTGATATACCGCCATAAAACCAGCATGTACTAATGTAGAGCCATTCGCACGAAAATTATTACCTTCTCCACAGGCAAGGTCGACTGCAACGGTGTCTAAAATCGCGGGGGTCATTTGACAGGCAATGGTCCGTTGCCAAATGAGGGTATAAAGTTTAAGTTGGTCTATGGTTAAGACTTTTGCGAGCGTATCTGGGTAACGGTGTGCACTGGTCGGGCGGATAGCTTCGTGGGCTTCCTGCGCATTTTTTGCTTTGGTTTTATACTGGACAGGGTTTTTCGGTAAATTATCTTTTCCGTAACGTTTTTCGATAACGTCACGAATATCGGCAATGGCTTCATCAGCTAGATTTACTGAGTCAGTCCGCATATAGGTAATTAAACCCACAGCACCATCACCAATATCAATCCCTTCATAGAGTTGTTGCGCTACTTGCATGGTTTTTTTCGAGGCAAATCCCAATTTGCGGGCGGCTTCTTGTTGTAGCGTTGAGGTTGTAAAAGGGGCAGTCGGTTGGCGTTTACGTTGCTTTTTCTCAACTTTGCTGACAATGAGCTTACCATCAGCAAGGGTTATTAATTCATCACGGGCATGATGGGCTTGTTCAGTATTATTAATGCTGAATTGTGTGAGTTTTTCGCCCTTGTATTGATTTAATTTTGCGACAAATTTTTGTTTTTCTTTTTCGTTATCCGCTTCTATTGTCCAATATTCAAGGGGTTTAAACGCTTCAATTTCTTGTTCACGTTCTGCAATCAGCCGTAAAGCGGGACTTTGTACTCGCCCAGCTGAAAGTCCGCGCCGAATTTTTTTCCAAAGTAAAGGGGAGAGGTTAAAACCGACAAGGTAATCTAATGCACGCCGTGCTTGTTGTGCATTAATTAATTCAGAGGAAAGACTACGCGGATGTGCAATAGCATCTTGTACTGCTTGTTGCGTAATTTCGTAAAAAGCAACGCGATGAACTGGCTTTTTGCCAATCAGATTATTTTCTTTAAGAATTTCGTACAAATGCCATGAAATCGCCTCACCTTCACGGTCAGGGTCAGTTGCTAAATAGAGTGTATCCGCTTGCTTGATTGCTTTTTTTATTGTTTCAACGTGTTTGCTATTTTTTTCTATCAATTGATAATTCATGGCAAACGCATTATCAGGGTCAACCGCGCCTGATTTGGGTAGTAGGTCGCGCACGTGTCCATACGATGCCGTAACGGTAAAGTCTTTACCTAAGTATTTTTCTATCGTCTTCGCTTTTGCGGGAGACTCAACAATAACAAGATTCTTAGCCACAACAAATTTAACTCTGGTGAAAGGAAATGATGAACAGGGTCATAACATAAGGTGATATCCCTGTTTTTTCAAACAATAATTTGTTTTTAACGACTGTAATACGGTTGTTAGTCACACTATTCACGTTGTTTAGTGTAGTTGTCCCGCCATTTCTTCATAGACAAGTTCTTCAATCCATGAAAATGCGGTTTCATGATCTGGTTGGTTAAAGAGCACCATGAGAATGACCCATTTTAGGTCTTCTAAAGAAAGTTCGTCAGTTTCTAGTGCCATTACACGGTCTAAGACTAATTCGCGGTTTAGGGGGTCTAAAACGCCAATTTGTTCCAGAAAAAGCAGGAAACCACGGCATTCTAGGTCTAATTTAGCTATTTCTTCTTCTATATAAATTCGAATAGAAGCAATATTTTGTTTTTTAGTATCTTGTGAGTCTGGACGTGAAACTAGCCCGACAAGCCATGTCAAGGCTTTTTGAACTGCTGTACCAGAAAAACCAGCTTCTGTCAGTTCTACATAAAGCACATCGTGTTCTGTACTGATACGGTTATCTTCATCCATGTAATTTTCAAACAGATACATCAAAATATCTAAA is part of the Beggiatoa alba B18LD genome and encodes:
- a CDS encoding DUF494 family protein, which codes for MEDNILDILMYLFENYMDEDNRISTEHDVLYVELTEAGFSGTAVQKALTWLVGLVSRPDSQDTKKQNIASIRIYIEEEIAKLDLECRGFLLFLEQIGVLDPLNRELVLDRVMALETDELSLEDLKWVILMVLFNQPDHETAFSWIEELVYEEMAGQLH
- the topA gene encoding type I DNA topoisomerase, with translation MAKNLVIVESPAKAKTIEKYLGKDFTVTASYGHVRDLLPKSGAVDPDNAFAMNYQLIEKNSKHVETIKKAIKQADTLYLATDPDREGEAISWHLYEILKENNLIGKKPVHRVAFYEITQQAVQDAIAHPRSLSSELINAQQARRALDYLVGFNLSPLLWKKIRRGLSAGRVQSPALRLIAEREQEIEAFKPLEYWTIEADNEKEKQKFVAKLNQYKGEKLTQFSINNTEQAHHARDELITLADGKLIVSKVEKKQRKRQPTAPFTTSTLQQEAARKLGFASKKTMQVAQQLYEGIDIGDGAVGLITYMRTDSVNLADEAIADIRDVIEKRYGKDNLPKNPVQYKTKAKNAQEAHEAIRPTSAHRYPDTLAKVLTIDQLKLYTLIWQRTIACQMTPAILDTVAVDLACGEGNNFRANGSTLVHAGFMAVYQEGVDDSKQGDEDEKMLPPLEVGEQVKVANIRAEQHFTEPPPRYSEASLVKALEEFGIGRPSTYATIISTLLQREYAILDKKRFYPTDVGRIVNKFLTEHFQRYVDYNFTAQLEDELDAISRGEKEWIPVMDKFWKKFKKLVDEKTETVQRKDVTQEVLDEACPKCGKPLTKRLGKRGSFIGCSAYPDCDYTRNIDGDNSNPAPAVEAVVVEGRACPLCNSALHVKQARNGSKFIGCSNYPTCKHTEPMPEDNTGVTCPACKTGTLVRRKSRFGTFFYSCSTYPTCNYAVSHQPIAEPCPQCGSPILTLKVTKRWGTQKVCPNKSCGFVENVATVTEPTTAE